The proteins below come from a single Caenibius sp. WL genomic window:
- a CDS encoding alpha/beta hydrolase fold domain-containing protein — MMDEERKPHWALPPLRAGHAADATLLQRRAAVEAMPQGEGIQPDDRVIGGVRCLVVGPDTADHLAGGTLLYFHGGGYRLGSPSAWLDYARRLANVAGLRIVLPFYRLAPEHPFPAALYDAVAVYRALREEGPVLVGGDSAGGGLAAALCLAAARAEQPVAGAILISPMLDMMARDRTYDDNAARDALFSRAAVRDAAALYLQGHAVDDPLVSPLCADPAMFPPMLLLVGGVEVLLGEALAFAQALALADRPVTLHVAGGMGHVWPMMAPATPEAAEAFAAIAAWCRGCHGD, encoded by the coding sequence ATGATGGATGAGGAGCGCAAGCCCCATTGGGCCCTGCCGCCGCTGCGTGCGGGGCACGCTGCCGATGCCACGCTGTTGCAACGGCGTGCCGCCGTCGAAGCAATGCCGCAGGGGGAAGGTATTCAGCCGGACGATAGGGTGATCGGTGGCGTCCGTTGCCTTGTGGTTGGCCCGGATACGGCAGATCATTTGGCGGGGGGTACTTTGCTCTACTTCCACGGCGGCGGGTATCGCCTGGGATCGCCATCGGCGTGGTTGGACTATGCGCGGCGTCTGGCTAACGTGGCGGGGCTGCGCATCGTGCTGCCCTTCTACCGCCTCGCCCCCGAACATCCTTTTCCGGCGGCGTTGTATGATGCCGTGGCGGTCTATCGTGCGCTGCGAGAGGAAGGCCCGGTCCTGGTGGGCGGGGATTCGGCAGGGGGCGGGCTTGCGGCTGCGCTTTGCCTCGCGGCTGCCCGTGCGGAGCAGCCGGTGGCCGGCGCCATCCTGATCTCGCCGATGCTCGACATGATGGCCCGTGACCGGACTTATGACGACAACGCGGCGCGGGATGCGCTCTTTTCCCGGGCGGCGGTTCGGGATGCGGCGGCGCTCTATCTGCAAGGGCATGCGGTGGACGACCCGCTGGTATCGCCGCTGTGCGCGGATCCGGCCATGTTCCCACCGATGCTGCTGCTGGTTGGAGGGGTGGAAGTGCTGCTGGGTGAAGCGTTGGCTTTTGCCCAGGCTCTGGCGCTGGCGGATCGCCCCGTCACGCTGCATGTCGCAGGGGGTATGGGGCACGTCTGGCCGATGATGGCTCCCGCCACGCCTGAAGCGGCCGAGGCATTCGCTGCTATCGCCGCATGGTGCCGGGGGTGCCACGGAGATTGA
- a CDS encoding monovalent cation/H+ antiporter subunit A gives MTDGTLLLIALLLPYMGSLAAAFLPSRSRTLAALLAGSQAMLGLAIVIWLYHGLPGGDVVRYQIEWLPSLGVNLTLRLDGLAWLFAVLVFGIGFLVVLYARYYMSPDDPVPRFFSFLQAFMGSMLGVVISGNLIQLAFFWELTSIFSFLLIGYWHHNQSARDGAQMALLATAAGGVCLLLGFLLIGRIAGSYDLDRVLASGELIQQSELYLPALILILIGAFTKSAQFPFHFWLPHAMAAPTPVSAYLHSATMVKAGVFVLIRLWPVMAGTEAWYFLVATTGLATLLLGAWSAIFQQDLKGLLAYSTISHLGLITLLLGLGSPLAAVAAIFHTVNHATFKASLFMAAGIIDHEAGTRDLRQLSGLYRYMPITATLAMVAAAAMAGVPLLNGFLSKEMFLAEALAAHSGTIIDQLLPVLATVASAFSVLYSLRFIHQTFFGPPPVNLPHQPAEAPPWMRRPIEVLVIACLVIGILPAITIGPFLATAVSSVLGDRTPHYSLALWHGFNAPLIMSVIALSAGVILYLLFRKPLNNARRSPVIGRLRARRAFDTILNAIFTGAQVLENLLATRRLQVQLRLLIGIALIAGLLPFLQHGYRLGAVPVTLVDPIFGFIWLIGGVCAIGAAWQAKFHRLAALILLGGAGLATCISFIWLSAPDLGLTQLLVELVTTVLLLLSLRWLPQRLPDIWAGGRTPFIVRLRRGGDLAVALLAGAGMAAITYAVLTRPLPDSISRFFMEKAYSEAGGTNVVNVLLVDFRGFDTFGEITVLSIVGITIFSLLRRFRPAPESIVMPEQQRVQNAYDERQEGRSLGDTLSDYLTIPRLAMIWLFPVIVVLALFLLLRGHDLPGGGFAGGIVMSIGVILQYMALGTRKTEARLVIVPFRWIGIGLLLAAGTGIGAWVFGYPFLTSYFQYGHVPVIGKFPIASALLFDIGVFAVVVGVTVLVLIALAHQSVRKPRTVAEEQD, from the coding sequence ATGACGGATGGAACACTGCTGCTGATTGCCCTTTTGCTGCCCTATATGGGGAGCTTGGCAGCAGCGTTCCTTCCATCGCGCTCGCGCACGCTGGCGGCATTGCTGGCTGGTTCGCAGGCAATGCTCGGCCTCGCTATCGTGATATGGCTCTATCACGGGCTGCCCGGCGGCGATGTGGTGCGCTACCAGATCGAATGGCTGCCCAGTCTCGGTGTCAACCTGACGTTGCGGCTCGATGGATTGGCCTGGTTGTTCGCCGTTCTGGTTTTCGGGATCGGGTTCCTGGTGGTGCTCTATGCCCGCTATTACATGTCGCCCGACGATCCGGTTCCCCGCTTTTTCTCGTTCCTGCAGGCGTTCATGGGTTCGATGCTGGGCGTGGTGATTTCGGGCAATCTGATCCAACTCGCGTTCTTCTGGGAACTGACCAGCATCTTCTCGTTCCTGCTAATCGGTTACTGGCACCACAACCAGAGCGCACGCGACGGTGCGCAGATGGCGCTGCTGGCCACGGCTGCCGGGGGGGTGTGCCTGTTGCTGGGTTTTCTGCTCATCGGCCGGATCGCGGGCAGTTACGATCTCGACCGGGTGCTCGCCTCGGGCGAGCTGATCCAGCAGAGCGAGCTTTATCTGCCCGCGCTGATCCTGATCCTTATCGGTGCTTTCACCAAAAGCGCGCAGTTCCCGTTCCATTTTTGGTTACCGCACGCGATGGCCGCCCCCACACCGGTTTCAGCCTATCTCCATTCGGCCACCATGGTGAAAGCAGGGGTGTTCGTGCTGATCCGGCTGTGGCCTGTCATGGCGGGGACCGAGGCATGGTATTTCCTCGTTGCGACAACGGGGCTGGCGACTTTGCTGCTGGGGGCGTGGTCGGCGATCTTCCAGCAAGATCTCAAAGGCTTGCTGGCCTATTCGACAATCAGCCATCTGGGGCTGATCACGCTGCTGCTGGGCCTCGGCAGTCCGTTGGCCGCGGTTGCGGCGATTTTCCACACAGTCAATCACGCCACGTTCAAGGCATCGCTGTTCATGGCTGCGGGGATCATCGATCATGAAGCCGGAACGCGAGACTTGCGCCAGTTGAGCGGGCTTTACCGCTACATGCCGATCACCGCGACACTGGCGATGGTGGCTGCCGCGGCGATGGCGGGCGTGCCGCTGCTCAACGGTTTCCTGTCGAAGGAAATGTTCCTGGCCGAAGCATTGGCCGCGCACAGCGGGACAATCATCGATCAGTTGCTCCCGGTTCTGGCGACTGTCGCCAGCGCCTTCAGCGTGCTTTATTCGCTGCGCTTCATCCATCAGACCTTTTTTGGCCCGCCGCCGGTCAATCTGCCGCATCAGCCCGCCGAAGCGCCGCCGTGGATGCGCCGCCCCATAGAAGTGCTGGTCATCGCCTGTCTGGTGATCGGCATCCTGCCCGCGATCACGATCGGGCCGTTCCTCGCCACGGCCGTTTCCTCGGTTCTGGGCGATCGTACGCCGCACTACAGCCTTGCACTCTGGCATGGTTTCAATGCTCCGCTCATCATGAGCGTGATCGCCTTGAGCGCCGGGGTTATCCTCTATCTGCTGTTTCGCAAACCGCTCAACAATGCCCGCCGTTCGCCGGTGATCGGCCGGCTTCGGGCGCGGCGGGCTTTCGATACGATTCTCAACGCGATCTTTACCGGCGCGCAGGTGCTGGAAAATCTGCTGGCCACGCGCAGGCTGCAAGTGCAGCTTCGCCTGCTGATCGGTATCGCGTTGATCGCCGGGTTGTTGCCGTTTCTCCAGCATGGGTATCGGCTGGGCGCGGTGCCGGTTACGCTGGTGGACCCGATTTTCGGGTTCATCTGGCTGATCGGCGGAGTTTGCGCCATCGGGGCGGCCTGGCAGGCCAAATTCCACCGGCTCGCGGCGCTGATCCTGCTGGGCGGTGCTGGCCTTGCCACCTGCATCAGCTTCATCTGGCTTTCTGCACCCGATCTCGGCCTCACGCAATTGCTGGTCGAACTCGTCACCACCGTGCTCCTGCTGCTCAGTCTACGGTGGCTGCCGCAGCGCTTGCCCGACATCTGGGCTGGAGGCCGGACCCCGTTCATCGTCCGTTTGCGGCGCGGGGGCGATCTTGCTGTCGCTCTGCTGGCCGGGGCGGGTATGGCGGCGATCACTTATGCCGTGCTGACGCGCCCTCTGCCGGACAGCATTTCGCGCTTCTTCATGGAAAAGGCGTACAGCGAAGCGGGCGGCACCAATGTGGTGAATGTCCTGCTGGTCGATTTCCGCGGGTTTGATACTTTCGGCGAAATCACCGTGCTGAGCATTGTCGGGATCACGATTTTCTCGTTGCTGCGGCGTTTCCGCCCAGCACCCGAAAGCATCGTCATGCCGGAACAGCAACGCGTCCAGAATGCTTATGACGAGCGGCAGGAAGGCCGTTCCCTCGGCGATACGTTGTCCGATTATCTGACGATTCCGCGCCTTGCGATGATCTGGCTGTTTCCGGTTATCGTCGTTCTTGCGCTCTTCCTGCTGTTGCGCGGGCATGATCTGCCTGGCGGCGGCTTTGCCGGGGGGATCGTGATGTCGATTGGCGTGATCCTGCAATATATGGCGCTGGGGACCCGCAAGACGGAAGCCCGGCTGGTGATCGTTCCTTTCCGCTGGATCGGGATCGGCTTGCTGCTGGCGGCGGGAACCGGCATCGGCGCCTGGGTTTTCGGCTATCCTTTCCTGACTTCCTATTTCCAGTACGGGCATGTGCCGGTGATCGGGAAATTCCCTATCGCCAGCGCCCTGCTGTTCGACATCGGCGTGTTTGCCGTGGTCGTCGGGGTGACGGTCCTGGTGCTGATCGCTCTCGCCCACCAATCGGTCCGCAAGCCGCGCACTGTGGCGGAGGAGCAGGACTGA
- a CDS encoding Zn-dependent alcohol dehydrogenase: protein MRALIHEGEGRIRYTESLSVREPEKDEVLVRIVASGICHSDISVMNGTIEWPAPAVLGHEGAGVIEQVGAGVTGLAPGDHVVLHTLAYCGHCAHCDTGKPTHCRSTLGNRSQPFTQDGAAVSNFAATSTFAEYTVVKQQQVVKVDPAIPLDVACVVGCGVLTGVGSVLHRANVAAGDTAAVFGVGGIGLNVIQGLRLAGAARIVAVDLLASREDLARAFGATDFVDATQHDAPARIKELLPDPLPWAAGVDWAFECSGSPVALGNATASLGWGGNCVIVGTPKATATLELPIMPMSMVDRGIMGVRYGTSQPHRDIAVYLDLYRTGQLKLEELVTRRYALDQYEEAFHDLESGKLARGVFVF from the coding sequence ATGCGCGCATTGATCCATGAAGGCGAAGGCAGGATTCGCTACACCGAGAGCCTGTCGGTGCGCGAGCCTGAGAAGGATGAAGTGCTGGTTCGCATCGTCGCTAGCGGCATCTGCCACAGCGATATCAGTGTGATGAACGGCACGATCGAATGGCCCGCCCCGGCGGTGCTGGGGCACGAAGGCGCCGGGGTGATCGAGCAAGTGGGCGCCGGGGTCACCGGTCTTGCGCCCGGCGATCATGTGGTGCTGCATACCCTGGCCTATTGCGGCCATTGTGCGCACTGCGACACGGGCAAGCCGACGCATTGCCGCTCCACGCTGGGCAATCGATCGCAACCGTTCACGCAGGACGGCGCGGCGGTCTCCAATTTTGCGGCCACGTCGACCTTTGCCGAATACACCGTCGTCAAGCAGCAGCAGGTGGTGAAAGTCGATCCGGCCATTCCGCTGGACGTGGCCTGTGTGGTCGGCTGCGGTGTGTTGACCGGGGTCGGCTCTGTCCTTCACCGCGCGAATGTGGCGGCGGGCGATACGGCGGCTGTCTTCGGCGTGGGCGGGATCGGCCTCAATGTCATTCAGGGCTTGCGGCTTGCCGGGGCCGCGCGGATCGTGGCGGTGGACCTGCTGGCTTCGCGCGAGGATCTGGCCCGCGCGTTCGGCGCGACCGATTTCGTCGATGCCACACAGCACGATGCGCCAGCACGGATCAAGGAACTGTTGCCCGATCCCCTGCCATGGGCGGCGGGGGTCGACTGGGCGTTCGAATGTTCCGGCAGCCCGGTGGCGCTGGGCAATGCCACGGCGTCGCTTGGGTGGGGTGGCAATTGCGTGATCGTCGGCACCCCCAAGGCGACTGCCACGCTCGAACTGCCGATCATGCCGATGAGCATGGTCGATCGGGGCATCATGGGCGTCCGCTATGGCACCTCGCAGCCGCACCGGGATATTGCGGTCTATCTCGACCTCTACCGCACCGGCCAGTTGAAGCTGGAGGAGCTTGTGACCAGGCGTTATGCGCTCGATCAGTATGAAGAAGCGTTCCACGATCTGGAAAGCGGCAAGCTCGCGCGCGGCGTGTTCGTGTTCTGA
- a CDS encoding L,D-transpeptidase family protein: MLSRPISFLAAFGPAAMLLAVSPALAREKPATPQPSEALQAAVAAMPREAAILAFYKRWQGPQWFQNGARPATDLAAILRRAPLDGLANGPALARQVEQAAQAASTGSAADKAAAERILSAAWVAYVEAIRRPPRDVIYGYPTLAPKPADIDQILTTAAHASSLEQHLAEVSAINPVYAELRDIAWRDMQSTPNAAPDPRIVVNLERLRSLPATEQFALVNTATQRLQMFENGRPVDSMKVIVGMEQFPTPMISSVIYYATFNPYWNVPEHLVRKTIAQNVLKMGTGYLKSRGYQVMSDWSENATVVPSDQIDWKAVAAGQKTIRVRQLPGPQNSMGKLKFSFANGEDIYLHDTPSKALFAKARRDLSNGCVRLEDAQRFGRWLLGREPVAPSAEPEQFVQLPKGIPIYLTYLTAQPVDGKIVYTTDIYGRDTHGVAQANAGSASYDRTSAN, from the coding sequence GTGCTCAGTCGCCCAATATCCTTTCTCGCCGCTTTCGGTCCTGCGGCGATGCTATTGGCAGTTTCCCCCGCGCTGGCGCGGGAAAAGCCAGCCACGCCCCAACCCAGCGAGGCGTTGCAGGCGGCTGTGGCTGCTATGCCCCGGGAAGCCGCGATCCTGGCCTTCTACAAGCGCTGGCAGGGGCCCCAGTGGTTCCAGAACGGCGCCCGCCCGGCAACCGATCTCGCCGCTATCCTGCGCCGTGCGCCGCTGGACGGGCTCGCCAATGGCCCGGCTCTCGCCCGCCAGGTCGAACAGGCCGCGCAAGCCGCCTCGACCGGCAGTGCAGCGGACAAGGCCGCGGCTGAACGCATTCTGTCTGCCGCCTGGGTGGCTTATGTCGAAGCGATCCGCCGCCCGCCGCGCGATGTGATCTACGGCTATCCCACATTGGCGCCCAAACCCGCCGATATCGACCAGATCCTCACCACCGCTGCCCATGCATCCTCGCTTGAGCAACACCTGGCGGAAGTGTCGGCGATCAACCCGGTCTATGCGGAACTACGCGATATTGCATGGCGCGATATGCAATCCACACCTAACGCCGCGCCTGACCCGCGGATCGTGGTGAATCTGGAACGCCTGCGCTCGCTCCCCGCCACCGAACAGTTCGCGCTGGTCAACACGGCGACGCAGCGGTTGCAGATGTTCGAAAACGGGCGGCCGGTGGATTCGATGAAAGTCATCGTCGGCATGGAACAGTTTCCGACCCCGATGATCTCCAGCGTGATCTATTACGCCACGTTCAACCCCTACTGGAACGTGCCCGAGCATCTGGTGCGCAAGACGATTGCGCAGAATGTCCTCAAGATGGGGACCGGCTATCTCAAGAGCCGGGGCTATCAGGTGATGTCCGACTGGTCGGAAAACGCCACTGTCGTTCCATCCGATCAGATCGACTGGAAAGCGGTTGCGGCAGGCCAGAAGACCATTCGCGTGCGTCAACTTCCCGGCCCGCAGAATTCCATGGGCAAGCTCAAGTTCTCGTTCGCGAACGGGGAAGACATCTATCTTCACGACACGCCTTCGAAAGCGCTGTTCGCCAAGGCCCGGCGGGACCTGAGCAACGGGTGCGTCCGGCTTGAGGATGCGCAGCGGTTCGGGCGCTGGTTGCTGGGGCGTGAGCCGGTTGCGCCTTCCGCAGAACCGGAACAGTTCGTCCAATTGCCCAAGGGCATCCCGATCTATCTCACCTATCTGACGGCACAACCTGTGGACGGAAAGATCGTCTATACGACCGATATCTATGGCCGGGATACGCACGGCGTCGCCCAGGCCAACGCCGGATCGGCCTCATACGACCGCACTTCGGCGAACTGA
- a CDS encoding monovalent cation/H+ antiporter subunit D — MTDWTQHLVITPILLPLLVSAGMLMFNERRRALRRVFSLFTALALIANAIALIHLTGSKGGLALTYSAGNWPVPFGIVLVADRLTALLLLLTSILGFAALIYSVARWDKAGQRFHTLFLLMLMGVNGAFLTGDLFNLFVFFEVMLAASYGLALHGVGRARTRAGLHYIAINVATSLLFLIGVSLLYGVTGTLNMADLAVRIPAVPASDIMLLKAGAALLGVAFLVKAGMWPLNFWLPATYAAAAPPVAAMFAILSKVGIYVILRLSSLMFGDDSGRAGHFADDWLLIGGIATIIYGTLGVLSARRLAPFAGYYLIISSGTLLAAIGTANTAVLAGALFYLVSSTLAIAAFYLLVEPIERGHEEEDELVVEAVFEDELAEALDEEENEIGVVIPATIAILGGGFAFCALLLAGLPPLSGFIAKFSIIDGLLRGGQAILPVHWVYIAAIIVSGLGVLMAATRAGIELIWEPSDRAMPNLRVVEAAPIALLLAICLGLVIMAGPVMRFMEQSAAALEQRELYTRAVLHPSGGAGR, encoded by the coding sequence ATGACCGATTGGACGCAACATCTCGTCATCACCCCCATTCTGCTGCCGCTGCTGGTCAGCGCGGGGATGCTGATGTTCAACGAACGGCGGCGGGCCCTGCGGCGCGTTTTCAGCCTGTTCACCGCCTTGGCCTTGATCGCCAATGCGATCGCGCTGATCCATCTGACCGGCAGCAAGGGCGGATTGGCGCTGACTTACAGCGCAGGCAACTGGCCGGTGCCGTTCGGTATCGTTCTGGTGGCGGACCGATTGACCGCGCTGCTCCTGCTGCTCACCAGTATCCTCGGGTTTGCGGCGCTGATCTATTCCGTGGCGCGATGGGACAAGGCGGGCCAACGCTTCCACACCCTGTTCCTGCTGATGCTGATGGGGGTCAACGGCGCGTTTCTGACCGGAGACCTGTTCAATCTTTTCGTCTTTTTCGAAGTGATGCTGGCGGCGTCCTATGGCCTTGCGCTGCATGGGGTGGGGCGCGCCCGCACCCGCGCGGGGCTGCATTATATCGCGATCAACGTGGCGACTTCGCTGCTGTTCCTGATCGGGGTCAGCCTGCTCTATGGCGTGACAGGCACGCTCAATATGGCCGATCTCGCGGTGCGCATTCCTGCCGTGCCGGCCTCGGACATCATGCTGCTGAAAGCGGGCGCCGCGCTGCTGGGGGTGGCGTTCCTGGTCAAGGCGGGCATGTGGCCGCTCAACTTCTGGCTGCCCGCCACTTATGCGGCCGCCGCGCCGCCGGTTGCGGCAATGTTCGCGATCCTCAGCAAGGTCGGCATTTATGTGATCCTGCGCCTGTCCAGCCTGATGTTCGGCGATGATTCCGGCCGCGCGGGGCATTTTGCGGATGACTGGCTGCTGATCGGGGGGATCGCGACCATCATCTACGGTACGCTCGGTGTGCTATCCGCTCGCCGTCTGGCGCCGTTCGCCGGATATTACCTGATCATTTCCTCGGGCACTCTGCTGGCCGCCATTGGCACCGCCAATACCGCCGTCCTTGCCGGTGCCCTGTTCTACCTCGTCAGTTCCACGCTGGCGATCGCGGCGTTCTATCTGCTCGTCGAACCGATCGAGCGCGGCCATGAGGAAGAGGATGAACTGGTAGTCGAGGCCGTGTTCGAAGACGAACTGGCCGAAGCGCTTGACGAAGAGGAGAACGAGATCGGCGTGGTCATCCCGGCCACTATCGCCATCCTCGGCGGAGGTTTCGCCTTCTGTGCGCTGCTGCTGGCCGGTCTGCCGCCGTTGTCGGGCTTCATCGCCAAGTTTTCCATCATCGATGGGCTGCTGCGTGGCGGGCAGGCGATACTGCCCGTGCACTGGGTCTACATTGCCGCGATCATCGTGTCCGGTCTTGGGGTGCTCATGGCGGCAACGCGTGCGGGCATCGAACTGATCTGGGAACCGAGCGATCGGGCGATGCCCAATCTCAGAGTGGTCGAAGCCGCCCCGATCGCACTGTTGCTGGCGATCTGCCTCGGCCTTGTGATCATGGCCGGGCCGGTGATGCGCTTCATGGAACAGAGCGCGGCGGCGCTGGAACAAAGAGAACTGTACACCCGCGCCGTGCTGCATCCCTCGGGAGGGGCCGGGCGGTGA
- a CDS encoding outer membrane beta-barrel protein — MRKLLLAAVATAALSTPALARDNQPYVGIEGGVVFGQKTDIDLNVFNERTNIRYDDGLSIKYKKPGWEVDGIVGYDFGIVRAEAEVGYKRLKAKSISFSPAFAADHNLPDTGPYDLDGFGSNKASVLSGMVNMLFDLGDENGLSYYAGGGLGRARVKMLGGKDSAWAWQLIAGVRYALNQNVDIGLKYRYFNTGRLRFSDSEFDTDSQVGTVGFEGRGKLRTHSVLATLTYNFGAPAAEPAPPPPPPPPPPPPPPPATQTCPDGTVVRVDQGCPPPPPPPPPAPERG, encoded by the coding sequence ATGCGTAAGCTTCTTCTCGCCGCAGTAGCAACTGCGGCATTGTCCACTCCAGCACTGGCACGAGATAATCAGCCATATGTCGGAATCGAAGGCGGCGTCGTTTTCGGGCAAAAGACCGATATCGATCTCAATGTCTTCAACGAGCGTACCAATATCCGGTACGACGACGGTCTGAGCATCAAATACAAGAAGCCCGGATGGGAAGTCGATGGCATCGTCGGCTATGACTTCGGCATAGTCAGGGCCGAGGCTGAAGTCGGCTACAAGCGGCTCAAGGCCAAAAGCATCAGCTTCAGCCCCGCATTTGCCGCCGATCACAATCTGCCGGACACCGGGCCGTACGATCTCGACGGCTTCGGCAGCAACAAGGCAAGTGTTCTGTCCGGAATGGTGAACATGCTGTTCGACCTCGGGGATGAGAACGGCCTCAGCTACTATGCGGGCGGCGGTCTGGGCCGGGCCCGGGTCAAGATGCTCGGTGGCAAGGACAGCGCCTGGGCATGGCAGCTTATCGCCGGCGTGCGTTATGCGCTGAACCAGAATGTCGATATCGGCCTCAAGTATCGCTACTTCAACACCGGCCGTCTCCGGTTTAGCGATAGCGAGTTCGACACGGATAGCCAGGTCGGTACGGTCGGCTTCGAAGGGCGCGGCAAGCTGCGCACGCATAGCGTTCTTGCCACTTTGACCTACAATTTCGGTGCACCGGCTGCAGAGCCCGCACCGCCGCCACCCCCGCCGCCTCCGCCGCCCCCGCCTCCGCCGCCTGCTACGCAGACGTGCCCGGATGGGACGGTCGTGCGTGTGGATCAGGGGTGCCCCCCGCCGCCTCCGCCGCCTCCGCCGGCGCCTGAGCGCGGGTAA
- a CDS encoding universal stress protein has product MSKILVATDFSPRSDRALRRAILTARQIAAELVLFHALDDDLPDRLLSMQRTVSTELLTELAETITASDGISCSYRLAQGDPFRALIDTAREIAPGLIVLGPHRRDLLKDIFVGTTAERTIRESAVPVIMANGVPAGPYQRILIATDFSACSVAATQVAQHLGLLDTADVTVLHVLDTPEKSMMQRSLMSGDEIEDYELAAKAEAADAMHGFLKSTALRPVAQIIAPVELSISETIRREVREARPDLLIVGTRGRSGIEKFFLGSVAEEILKLSDVDVLAAPAPEPLKA; this is encoded by the coding sequence ATGAGCAAGATTCTGGTCGCCACCGATTTTTCCCCTCGTTCCGACCGTGCCTTGCGGCGGGCCATTCTCACCGCACGCCAGATCGCAGCCGAACTGGTGCTGTTCCATGCTCTGGACGACGATCTGCCCGATCGACTCCTCTCCATGCAGCGTACGGTGAGCACCGAACTTCTGACCGAACTGGCGGAAACGATTACGGCAAGCGACGGAATATCCTGTTCCTATCGCCTGGCGCAGGGCGATCCGTTTCGCGCGCTGATCGATACGGCGCGGGAGATCGCGCCCGGCCTTATCGTGCTCGGACCTCACCGGCGTGATCTGCTCAAGGACATCTTTGTCGGCACCACAGCCGAACGCACCATCCGCGAAAGCGCGGTGCCGGTGATCATGGCCAACGGCGTGCCCGCCGGCCCCTATCAGCGGATTCTGATCGCCACCGATTTTTCCGCCTGTTCGGTGGCTGCGACGCAGGTCGCCCAGCACCTCGGCCTGCTCGACACTGCCGATGTCACGGTCCTGCACGTGCTCGACACGCCCGAGAAAAGCATGATGCAGCGTTCGCTCATGAGCGGTGACGAGATCGAGGATTACGAACTGGCCGCAAAAGCGGAAGCGGCGGATGCGATGCATGGCTTCCTGAAGTCCACCGCGCTTCGCCCGGTGGCCCAGATCATCGCCCCGGTGGAACTGTCGATCTCCGAAACCATCCGCCGCGAAGTCCGCGAAGCCCGGCCGGACCTGCTTATCGTCGGGACACGGGGGCGCTCGGGAATAGAGAAATTCTTTTTGGGGAGCGTAGCCGAAGAGATTCTCAAGCTGTCCGATGTCGATGTGCTGGCGGCCCCGGCGCCAGAGCCCTTAAAGGCATAA
- a CDS encoding Na+/H+ antiporter subunit C: protein MEIVLALAIGTLVASGIWLLFRPRTFQVIIGLSLLSYAVNLFILATGRMKTDAPPIVPQGEAVNPALYADPLPQALVLTAIVISFATTALLLVVLLVSRGLTGTDHVDGEEDGDQSNNRKGGQ, encoded by the coding sequence ATGGAAATCGTTCTTGCCCTCGCCATCGGCACGCTTGTCGCCTCCGGCATCTGGTTGCTGTTCCGCCCGCGTACCTTTCAGGTCATCATCGGGCTGTCGCTGCTGTCCTATGCGGTCAATCTGTTCATTCTTGCCACGGGGCGGATGAAAACCGATGCTCCGCCGATCGTCCCCCAGGGGGAAGCGGTGAACCCGGCGCTCTACGCCGATCCGCTGCCGCAGGCGCTGGTGCTGACCGCAATCGTCATTTCCTTTGCCACCACGGCGCTGTTGCTGGTGGTACTGCTGGTTTCGCGCGGGCTGACCGGAACCGACCACGTCGATGGCGAGGAAGACGGGGACCAATCCAATAACAGGAAGGGCGGCCAATGA
- a CDS encoding nuclear transport factor 2 family protein → MTLRLEDIERIKMLKHRYMRMLDSGDSDGLRACFVPEATIRYEGGSYLYEAADREEIVGLLSQMQNNQYVGMHLALMPEITVHDEDNAEGRWYMIDWAVNMATNRETQGAAFYQDRYIRRDGEWKILHSGYVRAFEKVEYRKEPVELHSHLFSKFGPPMEYGTLPK, encoded by the coding sequence ATGACCTTGCGGCTGGAAGATATCGAACGGATCAAGATGCTCAAGCATCGCTACATGCGGATGCTCGACAGCGGCGACAGCGACGGGTTGCGCGCCTGCTTCGTCCCCGAGGCAACGATCCGCTACGAAGGCGGCAGCTACCTCTATGAAGCGGCTGATCGGGAAGAGATCGTCGGCCTGCTCAGCCAGATGCAGAATAACCAGTATGTCGGAATGCACCTGGCGCTGATGCCCGAAATCACGGTCCATGACGAAGATAACGCCGAAGGCCGCTGGTACATGATCGACTGGGCGGTGAACATGGCGACCAACCGCGAAACGCAGGGGGCGGCTTTCTATCAGGACCGCTACATCCGCCGTGACGGCGAATGGAAAATCCTCCACAGCGGCTATGTCAGGGCTTTTGAAAAGGTCGAATATCGCAAGGAACCGGTCGAGCTACACAGCCACCTGTTTTCGAAGTTCGGCCCGCCGATGGAATATGGAACTCTGCCGAAGTAA